Genomic window (Chryseobacterium mulctrae):
TAGCCAATTATAAAAAAATAGCCAAAAAACAAAATAATCACACAATGTCATTTATTCCAACTGTTGAACAGGAAAAATTTTCCGCTTTTTTTAATTCTGAACAAAATAATGGAATTATTGATGCCGTTGCAGGTTCAGGAAAAACATCAACATTAATTGAAGGGATTAAACATTTGCCTATTAACAAGAAAATTTTATTTTGTGCTTTCAACAAAAAAATTCAAACTGAAATAAGTCAAAAAGTACAGAATTTTTCAAGACCTGTATTCGTAAAAACAACTTATGCTTTAGGTTTAAATATTCTAAAAATGAATAACAATAAATTCAAAGATTGTAATATTGATGCCGATAAATATGATAAAATACTTTCTAAATACTTAGGAAAAGATCCTTTAAATGATTTACGTCAAAATGATGTGAAAGATGCTTTTGCTAAACTGAAAGAAACATTTGAAAAGAAGAAAAAATTAAAAAAAGAAATAGATTTCTCTGATCCGGAAGATTTTTCAAATTATAAAATGCGAGAGGTAGAGGAACTTTCTTT
Coding sequences:
- a CDS encoding UvrD-helicase domain-containing protein, with amino-acid sequence MSFIPTVEQEKFSAFFNSEQNNGIIDAVAGSGKTSTLIEGIKHLPINKKILFCAFNKKIQTEISQKVQNFSRPVFVKTTYALGLNILKMNNNKFKDCNIDADKYDKILSKYLGKDPLNDLRQNDVKDAFAKLKETFEKKKKLKKEIDFSDPEDFSNYKMREVEELSFYEIADNNFKKLLSLSRLTLSYNQGREGIAKIAKFYGLDIDLNCNIELDCYTKIVSLVIKKGIENAEKIKILIIRI